A section of the Paramisgurnus dabryanus chromosome 4, PD_genome_1.1, whole genome shotgun sequence genome encodes:
- the hand2 gene encoding heart- and neural crest derivatives-expressed protein 2: MSLVGGFPHHPVMHHDGYSFAAAAAASRCHEETPYFHGWLISHPEMSPPDYTMAPSYSPEYSNGAPGLDHSHYGGVPGAGAVGMGPRPVKRRPTANRKERRRTQSINSAFAELRECIPNVPADTKLSKIKTLRLATSYIAYLMDILDKDEQNGEAEAFKAEFKKTDAKEDRRKKDMNDVLKNSGSSNDKKTKGRTGWPQHVWALELKQ, translated from the exons ATGAGTTTAGTTGGAGGGTTTCCCCACCACCCAGTGATGCATCATGACGGCTATTCCTTCGCTGCTGCAGCTGCTGCCAGCCGCTGTCATGAAGAAACTCCTTACTTCCATGGGTGGCTTATCAGCCATCCAGAGATGTCTCCTCCGGACTACACAATGGCACCCTCGTACAGCCCCGAATACTCAAACGGAGCCCCCGGGCTCGATCACTCGCACTACGGAGGAGTACCGGGGGCTGGGGCCGTCGGAATGGGACCCCGCCCGGTGAAACGTCGTCCCACGGCAAACCGAAAGGAGAGGCGCAGGACTCAGAGCATCAACAGCGCCTTCGCAGAACTTAGGGAATGCATTCCCAACGTGCCCGCAGATACGAAGTTATCCAAGATCAAAACTCTTCGCTTGGCCACCAGTTATATTGCTTACCTTATGGACATTCTGGACAAAGACGAACAGAACGGGGAAGCAGAGGCCTTCAAAGCCGAATTCAAAAAGACAGACGCCAAAGAAGACAGGCGAAAGAAGGACATG AATGACGTTTTGAAAAACTCAGGGAGCAGCAATGACAAGAAAACCAAAGGGAGAACTGGTTGGCCGCAGCATGTTTGGGCTTTGGAACTGAAACAATGA